Part of the Novipirellula caenicola genome is shown below.
GTCCGTCCAATACATCATTGTTGGCAAGCTCGCGGGCTAGGCGTTTGCAACCGTCGGCTGCTCGCGAACGATCGCTTGGCGGCGAGCCATGCGAGAGAGTTCGATCGCGAGGGGGGGAATCGTTACTGCAGCGTGATGTCCTTCCTGATTTGCGTCGACAGCAAATGCGAGCCCTCGCAAAACAAAAATGGCGATCAACAAGATGGGCGTCGAACGCGGTGACTTTTCGAGTTAGCAGCAAGTCGAGCAAACTTGCCACGTTGTCTCTGGGGGGCAAAGAGGGGCACAATACGTTTGACGTGTCTCGCGATCCCCCAAGAACATGCTGAGCAACACCGAAAGATGCTCTGTCTCAAGTCGGTCTTTTGGGGCGAGGATGGTTTGTAGTGGCTTGGGAACTTGGTGACACATTGCAACCGCAAGGTTTGGGGTTACAGCAGAGCGGCCGCTGGATAATATAGTACCGCCGCAAAGGTGACCGAGATGCATCGCAAAGCAGTGCAGCGTATTGCCAAGCGATTGGTTAACGCCGGACCGCTGTGTGATGGATCATTCCATTTCGATGACGTTGGCACCTTGAAACAAGTCGGCCGACCTCGTCGATCGGATTTGCGTCTCACGATTTAAGCCAAGAACGAAGTAAAAGTCAGTGTCAAAAATGAACTTCGCGAGCACGAACATCATTGGCCATGCGTACTGGGGGGTGGCATTGATTTTGCGAGTCAGCGTACTCGCGATTGCGATGACGTCGTTGGCCCAAGCGGCAAATTCACCCGGTGATCTTATGCAGCGAGCCATTCGTCTGCAAAGCAATCTGGACGGTATTACCGATAGCCCCGAATCCGTATTGGAAGCGTTGGCGGTTGTGCAGCAGTACGAACACGCCGTGGGGCCGCTGTTTATGAACACGGCAACCAAACGAGGATTTTCACGGGAACCATCTGACAAGCTCAAGTTAGAACACGCCATCTTTGACATCCAGCAGGCGTTGATCGATCGGGCTTACACGGCCGAGGGTTTGCAACGGTTTCACAAAATCTTGAATGGCAAACGGTTCGAGACGTCGCAGTACTTCCCCGGCGCGATCGACCCGCCTGTGAATCCAAAGACGACGTACAAGGTGCAGATCAATGCGTCTCAGCCGACCGCATGGGGGTCACCCGTCGCTGGACACGACAGCCCGGCTCGGCGTCCAACGGGATGTTATTTGGCGCCCGGCAGTATCGTGTTGGTCGCGGTGCCGCAAGCCATGGTCAATAAAGGCTATAACATTCGGGTGGGGGCGCATTCGTGGGACTTGCAAAAGAAGCCCATCATCAAACGACTCGATCGCGTGTCGTTGGTTTATCCGATCACCAAGACGTTGACCGGGATCGCGAATCCGCTTGGGGGTGGAATCTATATCGAGGTTCCCTATCAAGCGAATCTTGGCATTCAAGAAATTCAGGTGCGTGGTGCGGTTCGGGCACCCTTCTATTCGGCACGCAGTTTCGAGACAACGCCTTTGGCAAAGTGGCGGAGTGAAGAGCGAAGGCAACCGGCGCCATGGGCTGATTTTGAGTCGGACAAGTTCATGATGCAGGTCCCCAGTGCCTGGGTTCGACAACTGAACGATCCCGAAACCTTGATGCAAGATTGGGACAAAGCGATGGACGGCGTCTCGGAACTATTCGGGTATCCGTTGGTTCGATCAAAAACGGTGCTATATCTGCAAGCCGACGTAACCATGCGCGGATCGGCGAACTTTCCCGGTTACCCGCAATCCAATTATGCCTTTAATCCCTACCAGCTTGAGCTCAATAAATCGAGGCACGCTTGGATGGTCAAAGGCCCCCAATACGCGGATTGGACCGTGTTCCATGAGGTTGGGCACTCACAACAGATTTCCAAGTTTCGTGGCGAGACGGAGGCCGTTGTGAACTTGCCACACGCGGCCATCATGAATAACAAGTTCGGGATGCCTCTGGATAAGGCGTTCGGTGAATCTGTCGGTGGCAAAACTCAAATGTCTTTGGACGAAGCGGCCATCACGTGGATGGTCACAGAAAACTTTCGGCAGGGCAAGCCGATGAATCATTCCAATAAGCCGGGCGATGAAATGAAGTATCAACATCGTGGCTACGGCAAGTACGTCGAGATCGCTTACTTATTCGGCTGGGATGCGTTGGGGCGATTTTGGCGTGCCGAAAATGAACGCTGGAAACCGGGAGATCGTGTCCCGCAGAATTCCGATCCAACCGACGCCCGAATCTTGCGGTTGTCCAAGGCAGCGGGAGTGGACCTGACACCGCTAATTCATTTCTGGGGCATCCAGCCGCAGAACCCGGCGGCATTGGCTAGATCGATTCGGGCAGCGGGCTTGAAACCGTCGCCACGAATTAAGGAGCGATTGGAACACTATATGACGATCGTCCCTCAAAATAACGCTGATTTTCGCAGGCATACCAAGGTGGCTTATCCGCGAGGATTGGGGCAAGCAAAGGATCCCAAGTATGGTGAGGGGTGGTACCAAGTTTGGCTGACGAAATACGACGAGTCGCACAGGAATGCCGCTAAAGAGGCGATCCAGGATATCGTACGTCGTTATTTCGACTCGCAACCGGATCGCCGATCGAACGCAGGCTAGCCATAAAAGCGAAACAGCTCAATTGAAAGAGCTGTTTTGTGGCATCGTTCGGTACACGATGACACGACGGATCGTCATCTTCTCCAGTCCGGTGAAAACCACCAATCCGCTCAGCACCATCAACCACAGCAAGTGATCGCAGAGCGAGTGATAACCAGCGACTACGAGGGATCACGTCAAGAAACCGAAGTCGCCCCGCAACCAGGTCGACCAGCGACAGGATGCACGCTTTAAAAAAAACTGATTTAGCGTAGCGGAACTCGTCAAGAGTTTCGGGAGGCGTGGGCGTCGTGGGCCGAAAGTCTTGACGACTTCCGCTACGGCAAATTGACGCAAACTTGATAGGCGAAAATACTTCGCCGCGCTGCGTTTGTGAGCTTCTGAATTCGCGGCGAACCCAACGCAGTAGCGCATTCTCTGTAGCGGAACTCGTCAAGAGTTTCGGGAGGCATGGGCGTTGTGGGTCGAAAGTCTCGACGACTTCCGCTACTGCAAATCAACGCAAACTTGATAGGCGAAAATACTCCACCTCGCTGCGGTTGTGAGCTTTTGAATTCGCGGCGAACCCAACGCAGTGATGCATTCTCCGTAGCGGAACTCGTCAAGAGTTTCGGGAGGCATGGGCGTCGTGGGTCGAAAGTCTTGACGACTTCCGCTACGGCAGATTAACGCAAACCTGATAGGTGGAAATACTTCACATCGCTGCGTTTGTGAGCCTTTGGATTCGCGGCGAACCCAACGCAGTGATGCATTCTCCGTAGCGGAACTCGTCAAGAGTTTCGGGAGGCATGGGTGTTGTGGAACGAAAGTCGTGACGGCTTGTTGATTTAGTGAAGGTTCCTGCGGCAAGGGGTGTGGGATCGACTTCCTAGTCGGCCAATGGTGGATTCGACGGACTAGGAAGTCCATCGGACGACTAAAGCAACAAGCCGCCCGCGACTTCCGCCGCGGCAAAAGGGCGTGGTTCGGTAAACCGAAGTTTAATTTGCAAGCGTTTGCAGCAGCACTTCTTTTGATCGCTGACTTCTTCGTCGGATGCAAGTGTTTCCTCGCCGACTCCACCGCGTCTTCAACGACAACGTGATGCGACGGTGATCTGAATTTTTTGGCGGAGCCATCGTTCGATGGGCGCGCTCGTTGCGGGGGTCGTGGTAGATAACGCATTTTACTGTCGATCGTTTCACCACACCTAACGTGAGGCCCGTCATGCCGAAACGTGGTCGATCACCACCCACCAAATTGTTGTTTCAGCGAACAATCTTGTCTTCGAAACCTTCAATTCACATTCACACGGAGCTAACCGATGCGAATCAACACTCGATCTTGGCTAGCGAGTCTGGCTAGTGCCATCGCACTTGCCGTCGTTTCCTTCCAGCCGGCAACCGCAGACGATTATGAGTGGGACCCGGGCAAGGGGTATCACGAAGAGGAATGGTATGACCCAGGCGACTGGTTCGATTCAGACTCGTCCGTCGACTATGAAAATGACTACTTCGGTAGCTATTACGACAACGATGAGTTCGACGATGGCGAAGCGTGGTACGGCGACAACTACTACAGCAACGACTGGTATGACGACGAACCCGACTTCGATAATTGGTACGACGACAACGAGTACGGGCTAGACGACGAGGGCCCCGTCGGTGTCGATCGGTACGACGAATTTTACGAATAGATCCATGCTGCGACTCGCTTCAGAACGAGTCTAGTCATGGCGACTCAATTCAATTGAGTTCATCCGCCTTTCCCCAATCATTAGGAACAAACGCAATGAGATTACATCAACTCTTCACGACCGTTTGTCTTGCCTCACTATGCACAAGCGGTCTCGCTCTGGCCGGCGATAACGACGCACGCGCTGCCGAGGATTCGCAGGCTAAAAAGTCGCTCCAGCAAGACAGCCAACGCGGGAGTGATTCGCAGAATCAATCCTCACAGCGTCAATCAGCGACCAGCAGCGATCCCAACTATCGAATCTCGCCGAGCGGTTGGATTCGCATGGCCATCGACTATGACAACGATGGCAGCTTTGATGCGGTCGAAACGATTTTCACCTACGACCTCGAGAAAGCTCGTGAAAGCAGTCGCCAACGTGCCAATCGCGATGCCCAAAACCGCGATGCTCAAAACCGTGATGCCCAGAAGCGACATTCGCAAAAACAGGATGATTCGCGAGCCCGTTCGCAGCAGCACGATGCAGGGCGTCAAAAGGCTTCGGCCGAGCGAGGCGATCGCGCGGTTGCATTCAAGCAAGAGGCCGACGACCGTGATCGCAACCAATCGCAAAGTCGTCAAGCGGCGAATCGATCGCAGGAAACGGTTACTGGTAAGATTTTGCAGCTGAGATCGGAAACGATCGTCGGCATCGACGAGCCTTGTGTCATCGCTCGCATTCGCAGCGAAGACAACTGGCCCGCCAAAGCGGTCCTCGGTCCCAAGTCACAGATCGAACGCTTGAATCTCGGCGAAGGTGATGAGATTACCGTCACGGGCCGCAAAGGACGAGTCAATGACAGGTCGATGTTGCTCGCCAGCACGGTGTCCAGCGGCGGCGACAAGGTTACGGTCAATTTGCCGTCCAGTCGAAATGCAAAACGGGTTCGCGGCGAGCTGCTTAGCATGCGAACTGCCCAATTTCGAAACTACGATCGTCAATTCGTGATCGCCGAAATCCAATGCCAAAGCGGCAAAAAAGCAACCGTCAACCTTGGAGCGAAATCGAAGGTGGATCAGTTGAATCTGAGCGAGGGTGACGAACTGCGGTTGATCGTGCGTCCCGCAAAGGTGAACGGCGAACCCGCGATGGTGGCCGACGAGGTGATGGCCAATGGAAAATCGGTGAATGTCTCGCCGCCAAAGCAAGTCGCTCGTCGCGATCGAGCAAGCGACCGCAGCAACATTCGACGATCCGCACAGGATTCAAGTCGTCAGACGCATGCATCGTCGAATCAATCCGACCGCTCATCGACGCACGCGTCAAACAATCAACGATCCGGTGATCATCAACGATCCGGCGACAACGCCAACGCGTCACAGGCCGCACTTGGTATCGCAGTGGGCGAAACGGACGAAGGCGTCGTGATCCTTGGCATCCATCCGCAAAGCCCTGCGGCGGAGACTAATTTGCAAGCCGGTGATGCAATCGTCTCGATCAACGGCGACTCGGTCGATTCCCCCGCAGGTTTGGTCAAGATGATCAAGGATAAAAAGCCATCGGAGAATGTTCGCGTCAAAATCCGACGTGAAGATGAAGAACGAACGGTTCGGGTGCAATTGACCAGCCGCGAAAAGTTAATGTCTAGTTTTCGATAAGCGGTAACGGTTGACTGTCAAACTGAGAACGTCTCGCGAAATTCGCCAGCATTGGGCTACCTGCCTCAATCGCTGGCGAAATTCGTTTTTGGAGGTTTCACACGACTAGCAACAAACCCGCGTAGCTAAACGCACCCAGTGCAAACGCCCAAAAACGGCTCTCCCGTTCTTCCGGCAACTCTTCCTTGAACGTGTTCAGCAGAATCCCACCTGACAAAAACGCGATCGTCGATGCCGTCAACGCTTCATGAAGCTCGGTGGTCACGCCGACCGCCCATCCCGCTAACACCGCCGCGGACAGCACCCAGCGTCCAGCATGGTGGTAACGCTGGCGATGGTGTTGCCGCAGCCCATGGTCATTGACTAGAAAATGCAAACCGATGCCAACCAGATACAACGACAGCGATTGCAGGCCGCGATCTTCACGCACCAACAAGTAGCCGAGTAGCGCGTTGTAGATGGCATAAGAAATAATGTGCAGCCAGAACGCCGGACTTTTCGATTCACCCGACTTGGTTTTCGAACGGATCGCCATCTTCTCCAGCCCGTAGAAAACCACCAATCCGCTCAGCACCATCAACCACAGCAGATGATCGCCAAGCGACTGAAAACCATTCGCGGCCACGGTCGTGCGAAGTACCTCGTGGTGCTGTTGCAGTTCAGGCAGCAGGTGCACCAGGGCGTAGGCAACGGCCACACCACCGGCGATCGATAGCCAGCGACTACGAGGGATCACGTCAAGAAAGCGGAGACGCCCCGCATACAGGTGGACCAGCGCCAGGATGCACGCTCCGACAAACGATTCGACGACCATGATTGCGGCTACTCTCTTCGGATCGAGTTCGTGCTGATTTAGCGTCGCGAACGTCGCGGGCGGCTTGTTGATTTAGTGAAGTTTCCTGCGGCAAGTGTGTAGGATGGACTTTCCAGTCCGTCCATGACGTAGGATGGACTTTCTAGTCCGTCCATGACGTAGGATGGACTTTCTAGTCCGTCCATGGTGGATTCGACGGACTAGGAAGTCCATCGTACGGATAGAACAACAAGCCGTTCGACGAGTCCCGTTACCAGGAACGGCGTCACCGCGTAGGCCAAAACGGCTAACCTGCATTTTCGCTCCCCTCCCCGCCGCGTTGCCTCATTTCCCATCACGCTTTCCGACTTTTGCAAAACAGGCGGCGACATGTGCTGTGCTTCGATTCACGATCGACTATTATAACCCTCCAAGGCTCCCTTCGTGATGCTTTCCCGCCCATCCTCCCGCCCACCCATCGAAGTGTAAGTGATGCATTCAAACCCCAGTTCCAGGTTTTGTCTGTCGGTGTTCGCCTTCCTGATGATTTTGGATGTTTCCCTGCCTGCGGTGGCGGAAAACGTCGATCCGATCGCGAAGATGCAAACAGATGCGGTTACCAGTCGACGCGCCGACTGGGGGCACTGGGGGCCCTCACCCGAAAAGTATTCGAGCTGGAAGACGCACAGCAATCGCTTGATCCCCGTATACACCTTCGGAATCGATTTGGATTCGGTCAGCGGAAAGAACAGCTTGTATCGCGACGCGTCGGCGATCGAAAAACTGTATGGCTCCGTTCCTGAGAACACGGTCAATCCGAAGGCGGATTATTTTGACCAGACCGATGTCTATCGACTGCAAACGTCGGCAATCGAATCTGGCAAGAAGCGTGTGATCTTGTTTGTGTTCGATGGAATGGATTGGGATATCACTCGAGTTGCTGCGATCGCAAAGTCGGGCAAGATCTACCACGAAGGGCGTGGCGAAGGATTACATTTCCTGGACTATCGAGGTGCAAAAACGGACTTCGGTTACTGTGTCACCAGCCCTCACAACGAAGGCACGTCCGTGGACGTGAACACCCAGACCGTTGTGAATCCGGATGGCAAACTTCGTGGCGGTTATGACGCCTCGCTTGGCGGCGATGCCCCCTGGCGACCGGGGGTCGATGCCGATTATCCGATCGGCAAGAGCAAAAAGACCAAACATGCGTACGCAGAATCGTCGGCAACCGCGACATCGTTAACCTGCGGGATCAAGACGTACAATGATGCCATGAACGTTGACTTCATGGGCCGCGAAGTGCTGCCGATCGCTCGCAAGTTACAAGACGATGGCTTTGCGATCGGGGTGGTGACGAGTGTGCCGATCAGCCACGCGACACCGGGATGCGCTTATGGAAACAACGTGCATCGCAATGATTATCAAGATTTGACACGTGACTTGATCGGCCGACCCTCGGTTTTCCATCCTGGCGGTTTGCCCGGAGTGGATGTGTTGATCGGTGGCGGCTGGGGGATCGACAAAGACAAAGACGGCGCACAGGGCGATAACTACGTCCCCGGCAACAAGTACATCGCGGCGGACGATTTGTCTACGATCGATGTCAACAACGGCGGCAAGTACGTCGTGGCACAGCGAACTCCAGGTGTTGCGGGGCCTAAAGTCCTTAGCGAGGGGGTCCGCAAAGCCAAAGAGAGTGACAAGCGTTTGTTCGGTTACTTTGGCGCCCAAGGTGGCCACTTGCCGTATCAAACCGCCGATGGCAACTACGACCCCGTGGTCAGCTACGGCAGTTCGAAACCGGAAAAGGCTGAAGTCTATAGCGAAGCCGACCTGCACGAAAACGTCAAACTGGATCAGATGGCGATCGCGGCACTCGACGTTCTCGATTCACGTTCCGACCGTTGGTGGTTGATGATTGAAAGCGGTGATGTCGACTGGGCGAATCACTCGAACAACATCGACAATTCGATCGGTGCGGTCCACAGCGGCGACGACGCATTTGCCGCCGTCGTGTCGTGGATTGAACAGCACGGGGGCTGGGACCAAACGGCATTGATTCTGACCGCCGATCATGGTCACTATTTCAACCTGGATCGTCCCGATGCCTTCGTTCCAAAACCGATCGAGTAACAAAAATGCTCGACCGAGAGGGGTACGAACGATTGGTTCGAAGGAACCGTTCGGAAATAACTTCGTCATTTTGAAATATTTTCCAAATAACATGAACCTTCCGGTGGCGTGTGGGCCGTTCCGCTAGAGATTTACGGGAATAGGCGTAGGTCGGCCAGCTTTGGAAGTAGTGGACGAGGCTACGAGTCCGAGCGACTTAGTGGCACGACGGGACTCATAGCTTCGTCCACTACATAGAAAATACTTCACCCACGTGATTTGTAACAAAACTCGAATGACGAAGTTATTTCGAACAGCTGCTAGGACGCCTCGTTTCGTCAGTCGCAAACGCTAATCGGCTTAGCGGCACTCATTACAGTGGCCGCGAAGCAGGATTTCGGTGACTTCACCGACTTTTTCGCTCGCTCGCTGGCTGCCTGCGGTCAGCTTGACGTCGTCCAGACAGGAGACATTGCCGCAATCGACACAGAGGAAGTGGGGATGTGCCGAGTCATGCCCCGGTTCACCCATGATCGCTTCGAAACGCCAGACGTGATCGCCGACTTCGGTTCGGCGCAACAACCCCGCGTCCACCATGTCGTTTAAGTTGCGAAACGCAGTTGCCTTGTCAACACCGGTGGTGGCGAGATGCTCGGCGACGACCGCATGGGTGAGCGGGGACGTCGATGCGCGAAGTAATTGCAAAGTGGCAATTCGCGCCGGCGTGGCTCGTAGCCCCGCGTCGCGAATCGCTTGCTTGACCAGGTCAAGCGATTCGTCGTTCTTGGTCATTTTGGTTTCCAGCGTTTCAGAAGGCTGCAATACCCCATTCTATCTAAATGCAATGTCTTTGCAAGAAACCGTCTTGTTCCCAGCGAACCATGCCCCCAAGTTCTCCCCGCTCTGGTAGTGGTCGAAGCGACGAATCCCCCCCTTTCCTCGTGAACGCGGGCACGAGTCCCTCTCCCCTTCGAACCTAAGCTACCAAAACGGTTACCTCTCCGCCTTTTCCGACGTTTGGCTCGCGAGCGTGCGTCGGCATGACTCGTTGTCTCGTTCATCCCAAAAAATTATTTTTGATCGAACACTATTTACATGCACACGTATTGCATGTGCGGCAGTCTTGTGGAGGCGTGACATTTTTGAAGGGTAGCGATGCGTTTGCTCCTGTTCTTGGTATTGAATTGCTTTGCCGGTGTTGCGGTTCATGCGAAGGATCCCGTCGCTCCGGTGATGGTTGTCTCCGACACCACGAAGGCAAACTTGCTGCCGCCTTTACCGCCTGCGACACCGCGGGTGGTTTTGATCCAAAGCGGCGACGAAACCTACGACGACATCAATGCGAGAGCGGTGAAGATCCGGATGAATCCGTATGGATTCTGGTGGGCCGCGGCATCGGGATGCGAATGGCCCGACGACGAGGAATCGATCGTGAAAACTCGATTGCAGTGGGGTTGCTGAACCAGCAGACATGGTGCTGGGGGCGGGACGTCGTCCGTTTTGATGACCAACAAAAACATTTTGGAGATAGCGATGAAGCAACAAGAGGCAGAACGGTTTTTCGACCGAGATTGTGCGTCGGGATACGATCAGATGCAGACGCGACTAGCGCCGCTTCGAGATGCGTTGCATTTGTTGATGGAGGCGATGCTTTCCGACATGCCATCGGTCTGTCGCGTGCTCTGTGTCGGCGCTGGCACCGGTTGGGAGCTGATTCGGCTCGCCGAGCGGCACCCGCAATGGACGTTCACGGCGGTGGAACCCTCGGCGCCGATGCTTGAGGTTTGCCAACGGAAGGCGGAAGAGCATGGAATTCGTTCTCGTTGTGTGTTCCACGGCGGCTACCTTGACTCGCTCCCCTCAACGGAACCATTCGACGTGGCCACCTCGCTGCTCGTTTCGCAGTTCATTTTGGACCGAGAGGATCGAGCGGATTTCTTTCGCGAGATTGGCGAGCGACTGAGAATCGGCGGACGGCTTGTCAACGCCGATTTGGCTGCAGACACCGATTCACCCGAGTATGAGAGATTGCTGGAAATCTGGTGGCACGTCATGCGGACCGCCGATGTTCCGTCGGACGGAGTGGAGCGGATGAAGGCGGCCTACGGTCGCGACGTGGCGGTGTTACCACCCGACGAAGTGAAGCGACTAATGGTCTCCGGCGGATTCGAGTCTCCCGTGAAATTCCTGCAGACGGGGCTGATCCATGCCTGGTTCACGCGGCGGACCACCCAGGATCCATCGAAGCGTTCATCGAACAATTGAACCCTCACCCGTGGAAGTTTCGTTCAACCTTTGGCAAAGTCGAGCCGTTACGGATTACCGGTACCAGACGCTTCGATTTCGAAATTGCTAAACAGAGCAAGGGCTGGCAAATGAGTCTCAATGCGATGAAACATA
Proteins encoded:
- a CDS encoding M60 family metallopeptidase, which translates into the protein MNFASTNIIGHAYWGVALILRVSVLAIAMTSLAQAANSPGDLMQRAIRLQSNLDGITDSPESVLEALAVVQQYEHAVGPLFMNTATKRGFSREPSDKLKLEHAIFDIQQALIDRAYTAEGLQRFHKILNGKRFETSQYFPGAIDPPVNPKTTYKVQINASQPTAWGSPVAGHDSPARRPTGCYLAPGSIVLVAVPQAMVNKGYNIRVGAHSWDLQKKPIIKRLDRVSLVYPITKTLTGIANPLGGGIYIEVPYQANLGIQEIQVRGAVRAPFYSARSFETTPLAKWRSEERRQPAPWADFESDKFMMQVPSAWVRQLNDPETLMQDWDKAMDGVSELFGYPLVRSKTVLYLQADVTMRGSANFPGYPQSNYAFNPYQLELNKSRHAWMVKGPQYADWTVFHEVGHSQQISKFRGETEAVVNLPHAAIMNNKFGMPLDKAFGESVGGKTQMSLDEAAITWMVTENFRQGKPMNHSNKPGDEMKYQHRGYGKYVEIAYLFGWDALGRFWRAENERWKPGDRVPQNSDPTDARILRLSKAAGVDLTPLIHFWGIQPQNPAALARSIRAAGLKPSPRIKERLEHYMTIVPQNNADFRRHTKVAYPRGLGQAKDPKYGEGWYQVWLTKYDESHRNAAKEAIQDIVRRYFDSQPDRRSNAG
- a CDS encoding alkaline phosphatase; translation: MHSNPSSRFCLSVFAFLMILDVSLPAVAENVDPIAKMQTDAVTSRRADWGHWGPSPEKYSSWKTHSNRLIPVYTFGIDLDSVSGKNSLYRDASAIEKLYGSVPENTVNPKADYFDQTDVYRLQTSAIESGKKRVILFVFDGMDWDITRVAAIAKSGKIYHEGRGEGLHFLDYRGAKTDFGYCVTSPHNEGTSVDVNTQTVVNPDGKLRGGYDASLGGDAPWRPGVDADYPIGKSKKTKHAYAESSATATSLTCGIKTYNDAMNVDFMGREVLPIARKLQDDGFAIGVVTSVPISHATPGCAYGNNVHRNDYQDLTRDLIGRPSVFHPGGLPGVDVLIGGGWGIDKDKDGAQGDNYVPGNKYIAADDLSTIDVNNGGKYVVAQRTPGVAGPKVLSEGVRKAKESDKRLFGYFGAQGGHLPYQTADGNYDPVVSYGSSKPEKAEVYSEADLHENVKLDQMAIAALDVLDSRSDRWWLMIESGDVDWANHSNNIDNSIGAVHSGDDAFAAVVSWIEQHGGWDQTALILTADHGHYFNLDRPDAFVPKPIE
- a CDS encoding class I SAM-dependent methyltransferase; its protein translation is MKQQEAERFFDRDCASGYDQMQTRLAPLRDALHLLMEAMLSDMPSVCRVLCVGAGTGWELIRLAERHPQWTFTAVEPSAPMLEVCQRKAEEHGIRSRCVFHGGYLDSLPSTEPFDVATSLLVSQFILDREDRADFFREIGERLRIGGRLVNADLAADTDSPEYERLLEIWWHVMRTADVPSDGVERMKAAYGRDVAVLPPDEVKRLMVSGGFESPVKFLQTGLIHAWFTRRTTQDPSKRSSNN
- a CDS encoding Fur family transcriptional regulator — protein: MTKNDESLDLVKQAIRDAGLRATPARIATLQLLRASTSPLTHAVVAEHLATTGVDKATAFRNLNDMVDAGLLRRTEVGDHVWRFEAIMGEPGHDSAHPHFLCVDCGNVSCLDDVKLTAGSQRASEKVGEVTEILLRGHCNECR
- a CDS encoding PDZ domain-containing protein, producing MRLHQLFTTVCLASLCTSGLALAGDNDARAAEDSQAKKSLQQDSQRGSDSQNQSSQRQSATSSDPNYRISPSGWIRMAIDYDNDGSFDAVETIFTYDLEKARESSRQRANRDAQNRDAQNRDAQKRHSQKQDDSRARSQQHDAGRQKASAERGDRAVAFKQEADDRDRNQSQSRQAANRSQETVTGKILQLRSETIVGIDEPCVIARIRSEDNWPAKAVLGPKSQIERLNLGEGDEITVTGRKGRVNDRSMLLASTVSSGGDKVTVNLPSSRNAKRVRGELLSMRTAQFRNYDRQFVIAEIQCQSGKKATVNLGAKSKVDQLNLSEGDELRLIVRPAKVNGEPAMVADEVMANGKSVNVSPPKQVARRDRASDRSNIRRSAQDSSRQTHASSNQSDRSSTHASNNQRSGDHQRSGDNANASQAALGIAVGETDEGVVILGIHPQSPAAETNLQAGDAIVSINGDSVDSPAGLVKMIKDKKPSENVRVKIRREDEERTVRVQLTSREKLMSSFR